A region of the Desulfuribacillus alkaliarsenatis genome:
TGAGATACCAAAGCAAGTATTTCTTGGAGGTGTCTCAGTAATGGCAGAGATGAAACAGGTATTATTAATAACTGATGGTTGTTCTAACGTGGGCGAAGATCCAGTAGATGTTGCTAGGGAATTAGCTAGAGAGAACATCACGGTAAACGTAATAGGGATTATCGACCATGGAATGATTGGACAGAAAGGAATCGCTGAAGTACAATCAATAGCTGCAGCTGGTAATGGTATATGTGAGATTGTAAAAAGCCAGGATTTAAGCTATACCGTTCAAGCGGTCACACAGCAGGCGGTTGAGCTAACTATCGAACATGTTATTAACCGGCAGCTAACACAGATAATCGGAGATAATAGAGGTATTCAAGCACTAGAACCAGATAAACGAAGTGAAGTTGTTGAGTACATGGAGGATTTAAGTGAGCAGACACCGTTAAAGATTGTCCTACTAATAGATGTAAGTGCAAGCATGAAACAAAAAATGAAGGATGTTGAAGAGGCCATATATAATCTTTCACTTAGCCTCCAGGCTCGCAGTGGAAGTAGCGAAATTGCAGTTCTAGCATTTCCAGGAAGTATCCAAGAGCATACGAAGACGCTATCGGAATTTACGAAAGAGCCAGGCCTGATGCTAGAGCTTTGCTCTACACTACAAGCGAGGGGCGCAACGCCTACGGGGCCTGCTTTGATGGAAGCGCATAGTGTTCTAAGCAGCGCTAAAGACTATGTTGTCTAAAGGCGAGCTACTAACAGGTGCCTGGCATAAGCATACCTATCGTGTCCTCCACGAATTGGGACGAGGAGCAATTGGTGTTGTCTATTTAGTAGAAAAGACAGATAATGGGCAGCTGTGTGCTATGAAGGTAGCTGCCTCTATGCAGTCCATAGCAGCTGAGTATAAAAGGCTTGAAAAAATTCAGGGGAAGGTTCAAAGCAGACACTTTGGACCTCTTTTGTTTGAACTAGATGATGTTCAAATACGCAATCAAAAGCTTTATTACTATACTATGGAATACATAACAGGAGAAAGTCTGAAAGCATATTGCGAAAGCCTTAATGGGCACAAAAGCCTTAACGTACATAAAAGCTTAACTACACATAATAAGTGCGAGCTTGAACAGCATCAATATTTAACCTGTGTTTATCAAATAATAGAAAACCTCACAAAGCTCCATAAAAAAAATCATATTTTTTGTGATCTTAAGCCAGAGAATGTCATTATAGATGCAGATGATAAGCGGGCGAAATTTGTAGACTTCGGTGGTGTAGTGCCTGTGGGTCGAATGGTTAAACAGTATACAG
Encoded here:
- a CDS encoding protein kinase domain-containing protein yields the protein MLSKGELLTGAWHKHTYRVLHELGRGAIGVVYLVEKTDNGQLCAMKVAASMQSIAAEYKRLEKIQGKVQSRHFGPLLFELDDVQIRNQKLYYYTMEYITGESLKAYCESLNGHKSLNVHKSLTTHNKCELEQHQYLTCVYQIIENLTKLHKKNHIFCDLKPENVIIDADDKRAKFVDFGGVVPVGRMVKQYTVLYDRGSWKMGSRKADINYDLFAVGILLIQGFVGKESLQTAQKNPLPIYALYDIIHKKLEPKYKQICIKIFSEKYRSAKELQGDFSKALSLKNKVVVSDTYKFKSRTGFYGRIGKLVGIIDIAFWVSFSFMLGSIYLVLK
- a CDS encoding VWA domain-containing protein, with amino-acid sequence MAEMKQVLLITDGCSNVGEDPVDVARELARENITVNVIGIIDHGMIGQKGIAEVQSIAAAGNGICEIVKSQDLSYTVQAVTQQAVELTIEHVINRQLTQIIGDNRGIQALEPDKRSEVVEYMEDLSEQTPLKIVLLIDVSASMKQKMKDVEEAIYNLSLSLQARSGSSEIAVLAFPGSIQEHTKTLSEFTKEPGLMLELCSTLQARGATPTGPALMEAHSVLSSAKDYVV